CGACGCGGTGGCGGGCCAGGGGCTCGCGGCGGCCCTCGGGACCACGGACGCGGCGCTCACGCGGGCCGAGCCGTGGGAGGCCAGCGACTACGCCACGGTGGGCGCCGCCCAGGGCATCACCGGGAGCGACACCGAGGCGCGGGCGCAGTTGACGAACCACGATGTGATCGCCCTGTTGCGGGTGCTCGTGGTGGTGAAGGGGATGATTGCCGCGAACGACCAGCTCGGCCCCCTGGTCCGCAAGATCGCGGTGAACCCTCGCGCGCACCTGGTGGGGTAACCATGTCGAACTGGTACGTTTCGCCCGCCGGCAGTGACGCCAACGGGGGCACGAGTGAGGCCGACGCGAAGGCGACGGTGCAAGCCGGAATCGACCTGATGAGCCCGGCCGATCGGTTGCTCATCAAGTACGGCGTGTACACGCTCACAACGGGGCTCACGTTCCCGGCGAGCCGGGGCGGGACGAGCCGCCTGGCGCGGAGCGTGATCGAGGGGTACGTCACCACCCCGGGCGACGCGCCCGACGGCTCGGCGGCCCCGACGATCACGACCACGACGAGCAGCATCAACCTGTTCACGTTCCAGTCCGGGGCCGCGGGCGCGTTCCTGCTGTTCCGGTCCCTGCGGTTCCTTCACGCCGGCGCAGTCCGGGGCGCCGGGATCATTGGCGCGACCGGGGCCGGGTCGATCCAGGGTGGCTCGCACCTGGACCGGTGCGAGTTCTCCGGGTGCTCGAACGGGTACTCGTCCGGGTCGCGGTTCGCGATCGACTACGCGCGCCGGTGTACGTTCCGCAACTGCACCGCAACGGGGGTGGCGTCGGCATCGCTCTTTACGGGCACGTGGGTGGACGAGTGCCGGTTCCTCGACAACACGTCCCACGGGTGCGACATCGGGACCGGGTTGCAGATCAGCCCCCGGTTCCGCCGGTGCGTGTTCAGTGGCAACGGCGGGAACGGGATTAACATGCCCGTGACGACGCGGACCGTCGAGCTGATCGTGCAGGCGAGCACGTTCGAGGGCAACGGCGGGGACGGAATCCTGTTCAGCTACACGACCGGCACCCCGAGCGGGCTCATTACCGATTCGGTGTTCTGGGGGAACACCGGGTACGGGGTGAACGGGGGCGGTTCGGGCGGGGGCGCGTTCACGTCGCTCATCGGGACGAACAACGCCTACGGGTCGAACTCGAGCGGCCCGCCGCAGGGGTTCACGACGGAGCTGTACCCGGTGTCCCTGTCGGCCGATCCGTTCACCAACGCGGCCGGAGAGGACTGGGCGCCCAACGCGGCGAGCGGGGGCGGGCTCCTGGTCCGGTACGCGGGCGCGGGAGCCGCGGACATCGGGGCCGTTCAGCACCCGGCTTCCGGGGGCGGATCAACGGGCGGGTACATCATAGGAGCCTAAGTCATGGCGTTCGACGGCTTGACTCTGAACCCGGGTGCGGGCGGCGCGGTGCTCGCGACCGACTCGTTCACGGACACCGATTCGCAAAACCGGATCATGCCGTTCGGGGCGGTCGCGTTCGGCGAGTCGGGCGGCCCGTACACCCCGGTTGACGAGGAGCACGGGTTGCCCGTGCATCAGCAGCTTGGCGCGACGTGGGCCGTGTCGCTCGCCGCGATCCCGCTCGCGGCGGGAGCGGCCACGGCCGCGAACCAGGCCACGGCCATCACCGCTCTCGCCTCGATCGACGCACGGCTCGCGGGCACGCTGGCGGTGGTCGGGGCGGTCACGATCGGCGACGGGGGCGGGTCCGTCACGGTGGACGGCACCATCGCGGCCACGCAATCGGGCGTCTGGACCGTGGGCGTGTCCGGGACCGTGCCCGTGTCCGGCCCGCTCACCGACGCGCAGTTGCGCGCGACGGCCGTGCCCGTGTCGCTGGCCGCAGTCCCGACGCACGCGGTCACGCAGTCGGGCGCGTGGGCGTTCTCGCTGTCCGCGGCCCTGCCCGCGGGCACCAACAACATCGGCGACGTGGACGTGCTGACGCTCCCCGCGGTCACCATTGCCGCGGCTCAGACGCTCGCGACCGTCACGACCGTGGGCACGGTCACCACGCTGACCACGTGCGCCACGGTCACGAACCTGGCGCAGCTCGGGGGCCAGGCGGTGGCGATGGGGACGGGCACCCGGTCCGCGGGCACCCAGCGCGTCACGATCGCGACCGACGACACGGTGCAGGCCGCGGCGGTCGCGGCCACGGCCGGGGGAACCACCCCGTACTCGTTCCTCTCGACCGCGGCGGTTCAGGCCGCGGCGATCAAGGCGAGCGCGGGCCAGGTGTACGGGTTGCGGTTCTTCAACAAGGGCGCCACGCCGGTGTACGTGCGGCTGTACAACCAGACGACCACGCCGGGCACGAGCGACACGCCGGTGTATCGGTGCATGGTGCCCGGGAACACGGCCGTGGGCGGGTTCGTGGACACGGTTCCCCCGGGCATCACGTTCGGAACCGGAATCGGCATCCGGGTGACCGCGGGCGTGGCCGACAACGACGCGACCGCACTACCGGCAAGCGACGTGATGGGAAACGTGCTGTACAAGTGAGGGCGCTATGGTCGGCGGGTGGATCAACGCGCTATTAAACCTGCTCGGGCTCGGCGGCGGGGGCTCCGCGCCGGGCACCCCGGGCACCCCGGGCGGCGCGTTCCGGCGCGCGCTCCCGACGTGGGACCGGTCGTTCGAGCGGGCGCTTGCCACGTGGGGCCGGACCTGGAGGTATCCAATGGGGCTGGCAACCGAGGGCGTGGCCGTGGTCGCGGCCGAGGGCGACGACCGGGACTATGCGTTCGACCTGTCGAAGTGCCCGGAGATCCGGGCCGGGGCGACGATCACCGGGGGCGCGATCGTGGGCGGGTCCGGGCTCACGATCGGGGCCGTGTCGGTGCTCGCCGCGGACTTCGACGAGATCCCCGCGGGCCAGGGGCTCACGGTGCGCATCAGCGGGGGCACCGGGGGCACGACGTACAAGCTCGCGTGCCGGGCCACGCTCTCGAACGGGCGCAAGGTCACGGTTCCCGGGCGCCTGGTCAAAGTTCGCGATTACGATTCCTAACCCACCGAGGGCGTTCACCCATGACGGCACCCGTCCCGATCAAGAGCGGCGCGGATCTGCTCGAGGAATACGACCGGCTCACGGCCGAGCTGCGCCGGGCGCTCCGGACCACGCGCGAACTTCAGGTGAAGTGGCAGGCGTGCCGGGATCTGCTGAAGCGCCGGGCGGACAGCGCCGCGAGCGGTTGGGACGTGTCGGTGAACGTCCACGACACCGGCCCGAGTGCCCCACTGGGCACCGCATAAATTACACATTGCGCGGGCAAAA
This region of Gemmata massiliana genomic DNA includes:
- a CDS encoding right-handed parallel beta-helix repeat-containing protein, encoding MSNWYVSPAGSDANGGTSEADAKATVQAGIDLMSPADRLLIKYGVYTLTTGLTFPASRGGTSRLARSVIEGYVTTPGDAPDGSAAPTITTTTSSINLFTFQSGAAGAFLLFRSLRFLHAGAVRGAGIIGATGAGSIQGGSHLDRCEFSGCSNGYSSGSRFAIDYARRCTFRNCTATGVASASLFTGTWVDECRFLDNTSHGCDIGTGLQISPRFRRCVFSGNGGNGINMPVTTRTVELIVQASTFEGNGGDGILFSYTTGTPSGLITDSVFWGNTGYGVNGGGSGGGAFTSLIGTNNAYGSNSSGPPQGFTTELYPVSLSADPFTNAAGEDWAPNAASGGGLLVRYAGAGAADIGAVQHPASGGGSTGGYIIGA
- a CDS encoding phage fiber-tail adaptor protein; translated protein: MVGGWINALLNLLGLGGGGSAPGTPGTPGGAFRRALPTWDRSFERALATWGRTWRYPMGLATEGVAVVAAEGDDRDYAFDLSKCPEIRAGATITGGAIVGGSGLTIGAVSVLAADFDEIPAGQGLTVRISGGTGGTTYKLACRATLSNGRKVTVPGRLVKVRDYDS